One genomic window of Biomphalaria glabrata chromosome 9, xgBioGlab47.1, whole genome shotgun sequence includes the following:
- the LOC129928365 gene encoding probable serine/threonine-protein kinase kinX, producing the protein MYHVPQKNVGVKKCIAFKDSNKSSKLNSTRSVSDPTKVNDPTEVSDPTKVNDATEVSDHTKVNDPTKVSDSTKVNDPTKVSDPTKVSDPTKVNDPTKVSDPTKVSDPTEVSDPTEVSDPTKVSDPTKVNDPTKVNDPTKVSAPTKVSDPTKVNDPSEVSDPTKVSDPTKVSDPTKVNDPTKVSDPTKVNDPTKVNDHTKVSDPTKVSDPTKVSDPTKVNDPTEVSDPTKVSNPTKVSAPTEVSDLTKVSAPTEVNDPTKVSNPTKVSAPTEVTK; encoded by the exons atgtaccatGTGCCTCAGAAGAACGTTGGCGTGAAAAAGTGCATTGCCTTCAAAGATTCAAACAAATCTAGCAAATTGAATTCAACCAGGTCTG TAAGTGATCCTACTAAAGTAAATGATCCTACTGAAGTAAGTGATCCTACTAAAGTAAATGATGCTACTGAAGTAAGTGATCATACTAAAGTAAATGATCCTACTAAAGTAAGTGATTCTACTAAAGTAAATGATCCTACTAAAGTAAGTGATCCTACTAAAGTAAGTGATCCTACTAAAGTAAATGATCCTACTAAAGTAAGTGATCCTACTAAAGTAAGTGATCCTACTGAAGTAAGTGATCCTACTGAAGTAAGTGATCCTACTAAAGTAAGTGATCCTACTAAAGTAAATGATCCTACTAAAGTAAATGATCCTACTAAAGTAAGTGCTCCTACTAAAGTAAGTGATCCTACTAAAGTAAATGATCCTTCTGAAGTAAGTGATCCTACTAAAGTAAGTGATCCTACTAAAGTAAGTGATCCTACTAAAGTAAATGATCCTACTAAAGTAAGTGATCCTACTAAAGTAAATGATCCTACTAAAGTAAATGATCATACTAAAGTAAGTGATCCTACTAAAGTAAGTGATCCTACTAAAGTAAGTGATCCTACTAAAGTAAATGATCCTACTGAAGTAAGTGATCCTACTAAAGTAAGTAATCCTACTAAAGTAAGTGCTCCTACTGAAGTAAGTGATCTTACTAAAGTGAGTGCTCCTACTGAAGTAAATGATCCTACTAAAGTAAGTAATCCTACTAAAGTAAGTGCTCCTACTGAAGTAACTAAGTAA
- the LOC106073363 gene encoding toll-like receptor 4: protein MTQSTCLVLLISSYFVIYPASLFSLVFNTASSSQNRSNQGNVLVLNSLFKKESHPPTVYEFSQLSENAVQNKEKIDQQVQLSSGDICEVVNQTVLNCSSRNLTDVPGGEYSSITKLHLQNNRITNLKYKAFIHFLNLERLNLENNLLTTLSLNCFYGLTKLKMLTLRSNNLLLNNVTFHPDIFSPLIHLEKLIINKNVPQNSTDNDLFNYPDKALSKLRNLVVLEMDGLKNKSLGPGFLNMTSLTNLTLAGYLIGNCYMGTLNADTFINVPGLKYLDLSSCYITGTKIHDFAFSHLSKLEVLNLTHNEDIDIDNLQKVFKSLYNITSLKTLSMHLIVNRYSLGICLDADSINYFPRYLETFDAQENNLEAVDRRVIRKLSPSLRVLNLSGNKFVFGTYLQDLKYMVNLQELYLNGGSFTYSLPVAYPFQLRSGKYFSSSNCTLYMATDRSSFSPFTIELPPNLTRLEMNGAGLTYRLTALNVSDNNLKVLHLKNNNFPSLEGPINGLHSLVHLDLSQSSVKYIKTTFFDSFTSIRELNLSNNLLGEFFLSQSNETLVFSKLKNLEILDLSSNGIHLLHFDLFMDLPRLHHLNLAFNTLTTTFGVDITKLSKLMYLDLTKTGISKIPETARTFIDGLNISVFMGKCSISCECDNLDFLLWMVNSKAFDKTFKNYMCFYMDSSSRPITDGYKSTIEILRGKCTSHEMLFFMVGCGTLFLFFLLLFGIIYRFRWKLRYLYYAAYLHYKKSGGEGGAKFKYDAFVSYDHADEETIVIHVCNELEARGLKLCVHGRDFRAGDYIASNVVKAVCSSRKTLVVLTKNLMNSYWCKYELQMANMEAVHTGRQVLIFLLVENIPQGELGVELLYNIRNNTYIPYPTEPCDTAFWDALWNKLANDIRD from the coding sequence atGACTCAAAGTACATGTCTTGTACTACTGATCAGTTCATATTTCGTCATCTATCCAGCGTCTTTATTTAGCCTTGTTTTCAATACCGCAAGCTCTTCTCAAAACAGATCCAACCAAGGGAATGTACTTGTACTCAACAGTTTATTTAAGAAAGAGTCTCATCCCCCTACAGTTTACGAATTCTCTCAGCTAAGCGAAAACGCTGTACAAAATAAGGAAAAGATCGATCAACAAGTCCAATTGTCTTCTGGAGATATCTGTGAAGTGGTGAACCAGACAGTGCTGAACTGTTCATCTAGAAACTTAACTGACGTCCCTGGCGGAGAATACAGCTCGATCACTAAATTACACCTTCAGAACAATCGAATCACTAAcctaaaatacaaagctttcaTTCATTTTCTTAACTTGGAGAGGCTCAATCTCGAAAATAATTTGTTGACTACGCTgtcattaaattgtttttatggTCTGACAAAGCTGAAAATGTTAACTCTTCGAAGCAACAATCTGCTTCTGAATAATGTCACATTTCATCCTGACATCTTCTCTCCTTTAATTCATCTGGAAAAActcattataaacaaaaatgttccaCAGAACAGTACTGACAATGATTTATTCAACTATCCAGATAAGGCTTTATCTAAGCTAAGAAATCTGGTGGTGTTAGAGATGGACGGGCTGAAAAATAAGAGCTTAGGTCCTGGCTTTTTAAATATGACATCATTAACGAATCTGACGCTTGCTGGATACCTGATAGGAAACTGTTATATGGGAACTCTAAATGCTGACACCTTTATAAACGTTCCAGGactgaaatatttagatctttCGTCTTGCTATATTACAGGTACTAAAATTCACGATTTTGCCTTTTCTCATTTGTCGAAGTTGGAAGTTCTAAATTTGACGCACAACGAAGACATCGACATAGATAATCTGCAGAAAGTGTTTAAAAGTTTATACAACATTACAAGTCTAAAGACGTTAAGCATGCACCTCATAGTCAATAGATACTCTCTTGGTATCTGCCTGGACGCTGATAGCATTAACTACTTTCCGAGATATCTTGAAACGTTCGATGCCCAGGAGAACAATCTGGAAGCGGTAGATCGCAGGGTAATCCGAAAACTTTCCCCCTCTCTCAGAGTTCTAAACCTTAGCGgcaataagtttgttttcgGGACATACCTGCAAGATTTGAAATACATGGTCAATCTTCAAGAGCTTTATCTCAATGGTGGCAGCTTCACATACAGCCTCCCTGTAGCGTATCCTTTCCAATTACGCTCGGGAAAATATTTCTCTAGCTCCAATTGTACGCTTTACATGGCTACTGACAGATCAAGTTTTAGTCCTTTTACTATTGAGCTACCACCAAATTTAACTCGATTAGAAATGAATGGAGCAGGACTCACGTACAGGCTCACTGCTTTAAATGTAAGtgataataatttaaaagtatTACATCTGAAAAACAATAACTTCCCAAGTTTAGAGGGGCCAATTAACGGACTACATTCCCTTGTTCATTTAGATTTGTCTCAGAGCTCTGTAAAGTACATAAAGACGACATTTTTCGATAGCTTCACTTCAATTCGTGAGCTAAATCTGAGCAATAATCTGCTCGGAGAATTCTTCTTATCACAAAGTAATGAAACGTTAGTGTTCTCGAAGCTGAAAAACTTGGAGATATTGGATCTTTCGTCCAATGGTATTCATCTTCTGCACTTCGACCTTTTCATGGATCTCCCTCGCCTCCATCATCTTAACCTGGCGTTCAATACCTTGACCACGACATTTGGTGTTGATATTACTAAACTGTCCAAGTTGATGTATCTGGACCTAACTAAGACGGGAATATCAAAGATCCCTGAAACTGCTCGAACGTTTATCGATGGCCTTAATATTTCCGTCTTCATGGGAAAATGTTCTATTTCTTGTGAATGCGATAATTTAGACTTTCTCTTGTGGATGGTCAATTCTAAAGCATTTGATAAAACATTCAAGAATTATATGTGCTTCTATATGGATTCGTCTTCAAGGCCCATCACCGATGGATATAAATCGACTATAGAGATTCTACGTGGAAAGTGCACCTCCCATGAAATGTTATTTTTCATGGTTGGATGTGGAACTTTATTCCTGTTTTTCCTTCTCTTGTTTGGAATAATATATCGCTTCCGGTGGAAGCTTCGCTACCTCTACTACGCTGCTTACCTCCATTACAAAAAGTCTGGAGGAGAAGGCGGCGCCAAATTTAAGTATGACGCCTTCGTATCGTACGACCATGCGGACGAAGAGACTATCGTGATTCACGTCTGCAACGAGCTAGAGGCCAGAGGTCTGAAGCTCTGCGTCCACGGGCGAGACTTCAGAGCTGGAGACTACATTGCGTCCAACGTTGTGAAGGCGGTGTGCAGCAGCAGAAAAACCTTGGTGGTTCTGACAAAGAACCTGATGAACAGTTACTGGTGTAAGTACGAGCTGCAGATGGCCAACATGGAGGCTGTCCACACAGGGCGTCAGGTGCTGATCTTTCTGCTGGTGGAAAACATACCTCAAGGAGAGCTCGGGGTGGAGTTACTCTATAACATACGTAACAATACGTACATTCCGTACCCAACTGAGCCTTGTGATACAGCATTTTGGGACGCTCTCTGGAACAAGTTGGCTAATGATATAAGAGATTGA